The Coffea arabica cultivar ET-39 chromosome 3c, Coffea Arabica ET-39 HiFi, whole genome shotgun sequence genome contains a region encoding:
- the LOC140004019 gene encoding clathrin interactor EPSIN 2-like isoform X3 — protein MKKAFDQTVRDIKREVNKKVLKVPSIEQKVLDATSNEPWGPHGTLLADIAQASRNYHEYQMIMSVIWKRINDTGKNWRHVYKALTVLEYLVAHGSERVIDEIREHAYQIQTLSDFQYIDSSGKDQGSNVRKKSQSLVVLVNDKDRIQEARQKAAANREKYRNTSAGGMYRPGSYSSAGGYGERYDDDRYDGRYGNRDEERNGYGREREWGSRDDDRYGRYGDPYGRDGDRYSRDDDRSSRDGYRDDDYRGRSRSVDDYQYGSRSRSSDRDRDRAYEEDGQYSSSRGNGARPDDQSQDGSYGGRHLERKYSEQNLSAPPSYEEAVSVGRSPTHSDRDGEIPSAAAPKSSSPPASVMLNQPANNLPPQPAPASPPPPPSVTDQKQDDGFDEFDPRGSFSAAAPTTSNVTVPTGGGGAELDLLGSLSDSFSANSLALVPTTAFAATTEDMHVNPGSGPTFVAPTSSSSVSNQAFDDPFGDGPFKAMASSDDLPAQPQNVAPTFATTANQSTEQPQLIPEKTQPINNFGGSFPFGSNMQYSPQELSTSNQDIDILADILPPTGPQPVANPETAYTTPTGQPSFTAGFPPQISQTASQAGFPPQTGPGVPQTNLQVQPGQVASLTSYPTLPGQPSMQSGFPVQSGQLVPQSNFLAQTPQSGQPAPVAGFQPQMGASPQQNPNSYGNYNPQLGSAIPVAMQMSTQQNSMNFPSQLGSAAPVSSQASSQSPQFQSTTSLVSQPVLSVSTGSAAAAPQPAKDKFETKSTVWADTLSRGLVNLNISGPKTNPLADIGVDFEAINRKEKRMEKPTTAPAVSNITMGKAMGSGSGIGRAGAGALRAPPNTMMGSGMGMGMGGGLGPGIGMGGYGSVNQPMGGGMGMNMPMGMNMGMGQGGQMQRPMGFAPGSNIPGGYNPMMGMGNYGQQPYGGGYR, from the exons ATGAAGAAGGCCTTTGATCAAACTGTCCGGGACAT TAAGAGGGAGGTGAATAAGAAAGTTCTTAAGGTCCCTTCAATAGAACAAAAG GTGCTTGATGCTACCAGCAATGAGCCATGGGGTCCTCATGGAACACTTCTTGCTGATATTGCTCAGGCTTCCAGAAATTA TCATGAGTACCAAATGATTATGTCCGTTATCTGGAAGCGTATCAATGATACTGGTAAAAACTGGCGGCATGTCTACAAG GCTTTGACAGTTTTGGAGTACTTGGTCGCCCATGGGTCAGAGCGTGTGATAGATGAGATCAGAGAACATGCCTATCAAATACAG ACACTATCCGATTTTCAATATATCGATTCTAGCGGGAAGGATCAAGGCAGCAATGTCAGAAAGAAATCTCAGAGTCTTGTAGTTCTGGTAAATGATAAGGATAGAATACAAGAAGCTCGACAGAAAGCTGCTGCAAACAGGGAGAA GTACCGTAACACGTCAGCAGGAGGTATGTATCGGCCTGGTTCATATTCAAGTGCAGGAGGATATGGTGAAAGGTATGATGATGATCGGTATGATGGCCGATATGGAAACAGAGATGAAGAGCGGAATGGATacgggagagagagagaatgggGTTCTAGAGATGATGACCGATATGGTAGGTATGGGGACCCATATGGCCGTGATGGGGACAGGTACAGCAGAGATGATGACCGCTCTAGCCGAGATGGCTACAGGGATGATGATTATCGTGGAAGAAGTCGAAGTGTTGATGATTATCAATATGGCTCCAGGAGCAGAAGCTCTGACAGAGATCGTGACCGCGCTTATGAAGAAGATGGTCAATATTCTTCCAG CAGAGGAAATGGTGCCAGGCCAGATGATCAGTCTCAGGATGGAAG TTATGGTGGAAGGCATCTCGAGAGGAAATATTCTGAGCAAAACCTTAGCGCTCCTCCTAGTTATGAGGAGGCTGTCAGTGTTGGGCGCAGCCCTACCCATAGTGACCG ggatggagaaattcctTCGGCAGCTGCACCTAAATCATCTTCTCCGCCTGCAAGTGTGATGCTGAATCAACCAGCCAATAATCTTCCTCCACAGCCTGCCCCTGCTTCACCTCCGCCACCACCTTCAGTTACTGATCAGAAGCAAGATGATGGTTTTGATGAGTTTGATCCTCGTGGCTCATTTTCAG CAGCTGCTCCAACTACATCAAATGTCACTGTTCCAACTGGTGGTGGTGGTGCAGAACTGGACTTGCTTGGCTCCTTGTCTGATTCATTTTCTGCCAACTCATTGGCTCTTGTGCCAACTACTGCTTTTGCTGCAACTACTGAAGATATGCATGTAAACCCTGGATCTGGGCCCACTTTTGTggcacctacatcatcatcatcagtcTCTAATCAG GCATTTGATGATCCTTTTGGTGATGGCCCATTTAAGGCTATGGCTTCCAGTGATGATTTACCTGCTCAGCCCCAAAATGTTGCTCCGACTTTTGCTACTACTGCAAACCAAAGTACAGAACAACCTCAGCTTATTCCGGAGAAGACACAGCCTATTAATAACTTTGGAGGCTCATTTCCTTTTGGTTCCAACATGCAATATTCTCCCCAGGAGTTGTCCACTTCTAATCAGGACATTGACATATTAGCAGATATCCTCCCTCCAACTGGTCCTCAACCTGTTGCAAACCCAGAGACAGCGTATACAACTCCAACTGGACAACCTTCTTTCACGGCAGGTTTTCCTCCTCAAATCAGCCAAACTGCATCACAAGCTGGTTTCCCACCTCAAACTGGTCCAGGTGTGCCACAAACAAATCTCCAAGTTCAACCGGGGCAGGTGGCATCACTGACAAGTTATCCTACTCTACCTGGCCAACCTTCAATGCAATCAGGTTTTCCCGTTCAGTCTGGTCAACTCGTTCCACAGTCAAATTTTCTTGCTCAGACGCCTCAATCTGGTCAACCTGCACCCGTTGCTGGTTTTCAACCTCAGATGGGTGCTTCTCCACAGCAAAATCCTAATTCCTACGGGAATTATAATCCACAACTGGGATCTGCCATTCCAGTTGCCATGCAGATGTCTACACAGCAGAATTCTATGAACTTCCCTTCACAATTGGGTTCTGCTGCCCCCGTGTCCTCACAAGCATCATCTCAATCTCCGCAATTTCAATCAACTACCTCTCTGGTCTCGCAACCTGTGCTTTCAGTGTCAACAGGGTCTGCTGCTGCGGCTCCTCAACCAGCAAAAGATAAGTTTGAGACGAAATCTACCGTTTGGGCTGATACCCTTAGCCGTGGGCTGGTCAATTTGAATATTTCTGGAC CTAAGACAAATCCTTTAGCTGATATTGGAGTTGATTTTGAGGCCATAAATCGCAAGGAAAAGAGGATGGAAAAACCTACAACTGCTCCTGCGGTATCAAATATTACAATGGGCAAAGCAATGGGTTCGGGTTCTGGTATTGGACGTGCTGGTGCAGGTGCACTCAGGGCCCCACCAAACACAATGATGGGTTCAGGTATGGGAATGGGTATGGGTGGTGGGCTAGGCCCTGGTATTGGCATGGGAGGTTATGGATCAGTCAACCAACCAATGGGAGGTGGTATGGGAATGAATATGCCCATGGGAATGAACATGGGTATGGGGCAAGGTGGCCAGATGCAACGGCCAATGGGATTTGCTCCTGGATCTAATATCCCTGGGGGCTATAATCCCATGATGGGAATGGGTAATTATGGTCAACAACCGTATGGTGGTGGCTACCGGTAA
- the LOC140004019 gene encoding clathrin interactor EPSIN 3-like isoform X4 encodes MKKAFDQTVRDIKREVNKKVLKVPSIEQKVLDATSNEPWGPHGTLLADIAQASRNYHEYQMIMSVIWKRINDTGKNWRHVYKALTVLEYLVAHGSERVIDEIREHAYQIQTLSDFQYIDSSGKDQGSNVRKKSQSLVVLVNDKDRIQEARQKAAANREKYRNTSAGGMYRPGSYSSAGGYGERYDDDRYDGRYGNRDEERNGYGREREWGSRDDDRYGRYGDPYGRDGDRYSRDDDRSSRDGYRDDDYRGRSRSVDDYQYGSRSRSSDRDRDRAYEEDGQYSSSRGNGARPDDQSQDGSYGGRHLERKYSEQNLSAPPSYEEAVSVGRSPTHSDRDGEIPSAAAPKSSSPPASVMLNQPANNLPPQPAPASPPPPPSVTDQKQDDGFDEFDPRGSFSAAPTTSNVTVPTGGGGAELDLLGSLSDSFSANSLALVPTTAFAATTEDMHVNPGSGPTFVAPTSSSSVSNQVAFDDPFGDGPFKAMASSDDLPAQPQNVAPTFATTANQSTEQPQLIPEKTQPINNFGGSFPFGSNMQYSPQELSTSNQDIDILADILPPTGPQPVANPETAYTTPTGQPSFTAGFPPQISQTASQAGFPPQTGPGVPQTNLQVQPGQVASLTSYPTLPGQPSMQSGFPVQSGQLVPQSNFLAQTPQSGQPAPVAGFQPQMGASPQQNPNSYGNYNPQLGSAIPVAMQMSTQQNSMNFPSQLGSAAPVSSQASSQSPQFQSTTSLVSQPVLSVSTGSAAAAPQPAKDKFETKSTVWADTLSRGLVNLNISGPKTNPLADIGVDFEAINRKEKRMEKPTTAPAVSNITMGKAMGSGSGIGRAGAGALRAPPNTMMGSGMGMGMGGGLGPGIGMGGYGSVNQPMGGGMGMNMPMGMNMGMGQGGQMQRPMGFAPGSNIPGGYNPMMGMGNYGQQPYGGGYR; translated from the exons ATGAAGAAGGCCTTTGATCAAACTGTCCGGGACAT TAAGAGGGAGGTGAATAAGAAAGTTCTTAAGGTCCCTTCAATAGAACAAAAG GTGCTTGATGCTACCAGCAATGAGCCATGGGGTCCTCATGGAACACTTCTTGCTGATATTGCTCAGGCTTCCAGAAATTA TCATGAGTACCAAATGATTATGTCCGTTATCTGGAAGCGTATCAATGATACTGGTAAAAACTGGCGGCATGTCTACAAG GCTTTGACAGTTTTGGAGTACTTGGTCGCCCATGGGTCAGAGCGTGTGATAGATGAGATCAGAGAACATGCCTATCAAATACAG ACACTATCCGATTTTCAATATATCGATTCTAGCGGGAAGGATCAAGGCAGCAATGTCAGAAAGAAATCTCAGAGTCTTGTAGTTCTGGTAAATGATAAGGATAGAATACAAGAAGCTCGACAGAAAGCTGCTGCAAACAGGGAGAA GTACCGTAACACGTCAGCAGGAGGTATGTATCGGCCTGGTTCATATTCAAGTGCAGGAGGATATGGTGAAAGGTATGATGATGATCGGTATGATGGCCGATATGGAAACAGAGATGAAGAGCGGAATGGATacgggagagagagagaatgggGTTCTAGAGATGATGACCGATATGGTAGGTATGGGGACCCATATGGCCGTGATGGGGACAGGTACAGCAGAGATGATGACCGCTCTAGCCGAGATGGCTACAGGGATGATGATTATCGTGGAAGAAGTCGAAGTGTTGATGATTATCAATATGGCTCCAGGAGCAGAAGCTCTGACAGAGATCGTGACCGCGCTTATGAAGAAGATGGTCAATATTCTTCCAG CAGAGGAAATGGTGCCAGGCCAGATGATCAGTCTCAGGATGGAAG TTATGGTGGAAGGCATCTCGAGAGGAAATATTCTGAGCAAAACCTTAGCGCTCCTCCTAGTTATGAGGAGGCTGTCAGTGTTGGGCGCAGCCCTACCCATAGTGACCG ggatggagaaattcctTCGGCAGCTGCACCTAAATCATCTTCTCCGCCTGCAAGTGTGATGCTGAATCAACCAGCCAATAATCTTCCTCCACAGCCTGCCCCTGCTTCACCTCCGCCACCACCTTCAGTTACTGATCAGAAGCAAGATGATGGTTTTGATGAGTTTGATCCTCGTGGCTCATTTTCAG CTGCTCCAACTACATCAAATGTCACTGTTCCAACTGGTGGTGGTGGTGCAGAACTGGACTTGCTTGGCTCCTTGTCTGATTCATTTTCTGCCAACTCATTGGCTCTTGTGCCAACTACTGCTTTTGCTGCAACTACTGAAGATATGCATGTAAACCCTGGATCTGGGCCCACTTTTGTggcacctacatcatcatcatcagtcTCTAATCAGGTA GCATTTGATGATCCTTTTGGTGATGGCCCATTTAAGGCTATGGCTTCCAGTGATGATTTACCTGCTCAGCCCCAAAATGTTGCTCCGACTTTTGCTACTACTGCAAACCAAAGTACAGAACAACCTCAGCTTATTCCGGAGAAGACACAGCCTATTAATAACTTTGGAGGCTCATTTCCTTTTGGTTCCAACATGCAATATTCTCCCCAGGAGTTGTCCACTTCTAATCAGGACATTGACATATTAGCAGATATCCTCCCTCCAACTGGTCCTCAACCTGTTGCAAACCCAGAGACAGCGTATACAACTCCAACTGGACAACCTTCTTTCACGGCAGGTTTTCCTCCTCAAATCAGCCAAACTGCATCACAAGCTGGTTTCCCACCTCAAACTGGTCCAGGTGTGCCACAAACAAATCTCCAAGTTCAACCGGGGCAGGTGGCATCACTGACAAGTTATCCTACTCTACCTGGCCAACCTTCAATGCAATCAGGTTTTCCCGTTCAGTCTGGTCAACTCGTTCCACAGTCAAATTTTCTTGCTCAGACGCCTCAATCTGGTCAACCTGCACCCGTTGCTGGTTTTCAACCTCAGATGGGTGCTTCTCCACAGCAAAATCCTAATTCCTACGGGAATTATAATCCACAACTGGGATCTGCCATTCCAGTTGCCATGCAGATGTCTACACAGCAGAATTCTATGAACTTCCCTTCACAATTGGGTTCTGCTGCCCCCGTGTCCTCACAAGCATCATCTCAATCTCCGCAATTTCAATCAACTACCTCTCTGGTCTCGCAACCTGTGCTTTCAGTGTCAACAGGGTCTGCTGCTGCGGCTCCTCAACCAGCAAAAGATAAGTTTGAGACGAAATCTACCGTTTGGGCTGATACCCTTAGCCGTGGGCTGGTCAATTTGAATATTTCTGGAC CTAAGACAAATCCTTTAGCTGATATTGGAGTTGATTTTGAGGCCATAAATCGCAAGGAAAAGAGGATGGAAAAACCTACAACTGCTCCTGCGGTATCAAATATTACAATGGGCAAAGCAATGGGTTCGGGTTCTGGTATTGGACGTGCTGGTGCAGGTGCACTCAGGGCCCCACCAAACACAATGATGGGTTCAGGTATGGGAATGGGTATGGGTGGTGGGCTAGGCCCTGGTATTGGCATGGGAGGTTATGGATCAGTCAACCAACCAATGGGAGGTGGTATGGGAATGAATATGCCCATGGGAATGAACATGGGTATGGGGCAAGGTGGCCAGATGCAACGGCCAATGGGATTTGCTCCTGGATCTAATATCCCTGGGGGCTATAATCCCATGATGGGAATGGGTAATTATGGTCAACAACCGTATGGTGGTGGCTACCGGTAA